The Antedon mediterranea chromosome 7, ecAntMedi1.1, whole genome shotgun sequence genome has a segment encoding these proteins:
- the LOC140054078 gene encoding uncharacterized protein isoform X2, whose translation MEGYKNESIFSDDCSQELLTSGVTKLSNYVGHDGLPTPPHSPVYAQLEPAVTSTRVSPNSMQNMEYTSWDPMCTYQDTFDDECLPGILPSIISMHDLNDIILTTPFDGKGHDLHQNPFPNFEMPGDEDVQTVPSIGQLSHFDGTHTFPDLPSIMDTFIYHRYDVGNDSESDCSDTSGTSFTLPPQSPTNYSDDCPSPTYTASSRTHNYQRKTIVKDIHNKLPGVSKRRPGRPRKIQRVDPDDCDIDGKNYRGRGRREGMKGNHLWEFIRDLLKNNSCCPKFIRWEDREEGVFRFVNSEAVARMWGRKKNNPGMTYEKLSRAMRYYYRRGILERVDGRRLVYKFGKNASGWKEAACLPNSEPESDSSLSL comes from the exons ATGGAAGGCTACAAAAACGAATCG ATTTTCAGTGACGACTGTTCACAGGAGTTGTTAACAAGCGGTGTTACGAAACTAAGCAACTACGTTGGTCACGACGGTCTGCCAACCCCGCCACACAGCCCTGTATACGCACAGCTAGAACCCGCAGTAACATCGACGCGAGTCTCTCCTAATTCAATGCAAAACATGGAATATACGAGTTGGGATCCGA TGTGCACATACCAAGACACATTTGATGACGAATGCTTGCCAGGCATATTACCTTCTATCATATCAATGCATG ATCTAAATGACATCATTCTAACAACACCATTTGACGGCAAAGGTCACGACCTTCATCAAAACCCTTTCCCAAATTTTGAGATGCCGGGTGACGAAGATG ttcAAACAGTTCCGTCAATTGGTCAGTTATCACACTTTGATGGCACACATACTTTCCCTGATCTTCCATCAATAATGGACACATTCATATACCACAGATATGACGTTGGTAATG attCTGAAAGTGACTGTAGCGATACAAGTGGAACAAGTTTCACACTGCCCCCACAAAGTCCAACGAACTATTCGGATGACTGTCCATCCCCCACATATACCGCCTCCTCCCGAACACACAACTACCAACGAAAAACCATTGTCAAAGACATTCACAATAAATTGCCAGGCGTATCAAAAAGAAGACCAGGTCGACCTCGCAAAATCCAGCGTGTTGACCCCGATGATTGTGACATTGACGGTAAAAATTACAGAGGTCGGGGTCGCAGAGAGGGTATGAAGGGAAATCACTTATGGGAATTTATCAGAGATCTGTTAAAGAACAACTCGTGTTGCCCTAAGTTCATCCGATGGGAAGACCGAGAGGAAGGAGTTTTCCGATTTGTCAACTCAGAAGCTGTTGCAAGAATGTGGGGGCGGAAGAAAAATAATCCCGGAATGACATACGAAAAACTTAGTAGAGCAATGAG gTATTACTATCGACGTGGAATATTGGAACGAGTTGATGGCAGACGATTAGTGTACAAATTTGGCAAGAACGCTTCTGGATGGAAAGAAGCCGCATGCCTTCCAAACTCTGAACCAGAAAGTGATAGTTCCTTATCCTTATAG
- the LOC140054078 gene encoding uncharacterized protein isoform X1 — protein MDNGSFAYFYACYRHYETTDRSGNFGYQQPLPYRTAYYPQNMEGYKNESIFSDDCSQELLTSGVTKLSNYVGHDGLPTPPHSPVYAQLEPAVTSTRVSPNSMQNMEYTSWDPMCTYQDTFDDECLPGILPSIISMHDLNDIILTTPFDGKGHDLHQNPFPNFEMPGDEDVQTVPSIGQLSHFDGTHTFPDLPSIMDTFIYHRYDVGNDSESDCSDTSGTSFTLPPQSPTNYSDDCPSPTYTASSRTHNYQRKTIVKDIHNKLPGVSKRRPGRPRKIQRVDPDDCDIDGKNYRGRGRREGMKGNHLWEFIRDLLKNNSCCPKFIRWEDREEGVFRFVNSEAVARMWGRKKNNPGMTYEKLSRAMRYYYRRGILERVDGRRLVYKFGKNASGWKEAACLPNSEPESDSSLSL, from the exons GCACTACGAGACAACTGATAGGAGTGGTAACTTTGGATATCAACAACCGTTGCCATATCGTACAGCATATTACCCCCAAAATATGGAAGGCTACAAAAACGAATCG ATTTTCAGTGACGACTGTTCACAGGAGTTGTTAACAAGCGGTGTTACGAAACTAAGCAACTACGTTGGTCACGACGGTCTGCCAACCCCGCCACACAGCCCTGTATACGCACAGCTAGAACCCGCAGTAACATCGACGCGAGTCTCTCCTAATTCAATGCAAAACATGGAATATACGAGTTGGGATCCGA TGTGCACATACCAAGACACATTTGATGACGAATGCTTGCCAGGCATATTACCTTCTATCATATCAATGCATG ATCTAAATGACATCATTCTAACAACACCATTTGACGGCAAAGGTCACGACCTTCATCAAAACCCTTTCCCAAATTTTGAGATGCCGGGTGACGAAGATG ttcAAACAGTTCCGTCAATTGGTCAGTTATCACACTTTGATGGCACACATACTTTCCCTGATCTTCCATCAATAATGGACACATTCATATACCACAGATATGACGTTGGTAATG attCTGAAAGTGACTGTAGCGATACAAGTGGAACAAGTTTCACACTGCCCCCACAAAGTCCAACGAACTATTCGGATGACTGTCCATCCCCCACATATACCGCCTCCTCCCGAACACACAACTACCAACGAAAAACCATTGTCAAAGACATTCACAATAAATTGCCAGGCGTATCAAAAAGAAGACCAGGTCGACCTCGCAAAATCCAGCGTGTTGACCCCGATGATTGTGACATTGACGGTAAAAATTACAGAGGTCGGGGTCGCAGAGAGGGTATGAAGGGAAATCACTTATGGGAATTTATCAGAGATCTGTTAAAGAACAACTCGTGTTGCCCTAAGTTCATCCGATGGGAAGACCGAGAGGAAGGAGTTTTCCGATTTGTCAACTCAGAAGCTGTTGCAAGAATGTGGGGGCGGAAGAAAAATAATCCCGGAATGACATACGAAAAACTTAGTAGAGCAATGAG gTATTACTATCGACGTGGAATATTGGAACGAGTTGATGGCAGACGATTAGTGTACAAATTTGGCAAGAACGCTTCTGGATGGAAAGAAGCCGCATGCCTTCCAAACTCTGAACCAGAAAGTGATAGTTCCTTATCCTTATAG